A genomic segment from Streptomyces sp. NBC_01233 encodes:
- the mycP gene encoding type VII secretion-associated serine protease mycosin encodes MHRALGRAAAALTAAALLTAATAFPAAADTIRDRQWGLLALRAEEAWGTTRGDGVTVAVLDTGVDDSHPDLAGQVLEGTDLIGMGAGRGDRSWARHGTAMASIIAGHGHGPSRGQGVLGIAPQARILPVRVILEEGDPGRGKARDSKGGALAEGIRWAADHGADVINLSLGDDSDSAHHEAGEDEAVQYALAKGVVVVASAGNGGETGDRVSYPAAYPGVIAVTAVDRRGKKAKFSTRNWYATVSAPGVDVVIADPDRSYYEGWGTSAAAAFVSGAAALVKAAHPDLSPAQIKKLLEDTASDSPAGGRDDARGHGTVDPAAALQVAEAMQPEAAVPAAAAAERPYFGPGPEPVRPPERSARLGAPAAAVAGAVLLVLAAVLGRRPRRGTRGGDRGPLTAPSHPAQ; translated from the coding sequence ATGCACCGGGCGCTCGGGCGGGCCGCCGCCGCCCTGACCGCCGCCGCCCTCCTCACGGCCGCCACCGCGTTCCCGGCCGCCGCCGACACCATCCGGGACCGCCAGTGGGGCCTGCTCGCGCTGCGCGCCGAGGAGGCCTGGGGCACCACCCGCGGCGACGGGGTGACCGTCGCCGTCCTCGACACCGGGGTCGACGACTCCCACCCCGACCTGGCGGGGCAGGTCCTCGAAGGGACCGACCTCATCGGCATGGGCGCAGGCCGCGGCGACCGCTCATGGGCCCGCCACGGCACCGCCATGGCGAGCATCATCGCCGGGCACGGCCACGGCCCCAGCCGCGGCCAGGGCGTCCTCGGGATCGCCCCGCAGGCGCGGATCCTGCCGGTCCGGGTGATCCTCGAAGAGGGCGACCCGGGCCGCGGCAAGGCCCGCGACAGCAAGGGCGGCGCCCTCGCCGAGGGCATCCGCTGGGCCGCCGACCACGGGGCCGACGTGATCAACCTGTCCCTCGGCGACGACAGCGACTCCGCCCACCACGAGGCGGGCGAGGACGAGGCCGTCCAGTACGCGCTCGCCAAGGGCGTGGTCGTCGTCGCCTCCGCCGGCAACGGCGGCGAAACCGGCGACCGCGTGTCCTACCCGGCCGCCTACCCGGGGGTGATCGCCGTCACCGCCGTCGACCGCCGCGGCAAGAAGGCCAAGTTCTCCACCCGCAACTGGTACGCCACCGTCAGCGCCCCCGGCGTCGACGTGGTCATCGCCGACCCCGACCGCTCGTACTACGAGGGCTGGGGCACCAGTGCCGCCGCGGCCTTCGTCTCCGGCGCCGCCGCCCTCGTCAAGGCCGCGCACCCGGACCTGTCCCCGGCCCAGATCAAGAAGCTGCTGGAGGACACCGCCTCCGACTCCCCGGCCGGCGGCCGGGACGACGCCCGCGGCCACGGGACGGTGGACCCCGCCGCCGCCCTCCAGGTCGCGGAGGCGATGCAGCCCGAAGCCGCGGTGCCCGCGGCCGCCGCGGCCGAGCGCCCGTACTTCGGCCCCGGTCCCGAGCCGGTCCGCCCGCCCGAGCGGAGCGCCCGGCTCGGTGCTCCGGCGGCCGCGGTCGCGGGGGCGGTGCTGCTCGTACTGGCCGCCGTACTGGGCCGACGCCCGCGTCGGGGCACCCGGGGCGGGGACCGCGGGCCCCTCACGGCGCCGTCGCACCCGGCACAGTAG
- a CDS encoding amino acid deaminase/aldolase translates to MNSPAADRARYDRATAHLDAPLALVDLDAFDANADDLVRRAGGKPVRVASKSVRCRALLERVLARPGFAGIMSYTLAESLWLARSGFEDMLLAYPSADRAGFGELANDAKLAGAVTVMVDDPAQLELMDGARDGGAEEIRVCLELDTALQLFGGRVRVGARRSPLREPAELAALARTVAARPGFRVVGLMAYEGHVAGVGDALAGRPLRSRAIRLMQGAARRELAARRAEVVRAVRAVVPDLEFVNGGGTGSVQQTAAEDAVTEVAAGSGLYLPRLFDNYTSFSGRPAALFAQPVVRRPGVGVVTVLGGGYPASGAAGADRLPVPYLPQGLRYDPQEGAGEVQTPLLGGPADDLLIGDRVWFRHAKAGELCERFDTLHLVEGDRVTATAPTYRGEGRTFL, encoded by the coding sequence ATGAACTCCCCCGCCGCCGACCGCGCCCGGTACGACCGGGCGACCGCGCATCTGGACGCGCCGCTGGCCCTCGTGGATCTCGACGCCTTCGACGCCAATGCCGACGACCTCGTGCGCCGGGCCGGCGGGAAGCCGGTCCGGGTCGCCAGCAAGTCGGTCCGCTGCCGCGCGCTGCTCGAACGCGTGCTGGCCCGGCCCGGGTTCGCCGGAATCATGTCGTACACCCTGGCCGAGTCCCTCTGGCTGGCCCGGTCCGGGTTCGAGGACATGCTCCTCGCGTATCCCTCCGCCGACCGGGCCGGCTTCGGAGAGCTGGCGAACGACGCCAAGCTGGCCGGCGCCGTCACGGTGATGGTGGACGATCCCGCGCAGCTGGAGCTGATGGACGGGGCCCGCGACGGGGGCGCCGAGGAGATCCGCGTCTGTCTCGAACTGGACACCGCCCTGCAGCTGTTCGGCGGCCGGGTACGGGTCGGGGCCCGCCGGTCCCCGCTGCGCGAGCCGGCGGAACTGGCCGCGCTGGCCCGTACGGTCGCCGCCCGGCCGGGGTTCCGGGTGGTGGGCCTGATGGCGTACGAGGGCCACGTCGCCGGGGTCGGGGACGCATTGGCCGGCCGCCCGCTGCGCTCCCGCGCCATCCGGCTCATGCAGGGCGCGGCCCGCAGGGAGCTCGCGGCGCGGCGGGCCGAGGTGGTGCGGGCCGTGCGTGCGGTCGTACCGGACCTGGAGTTCGTCAACGGCGGCGGGACCGGCAGCGTGCAGCAGACCGCCGCCGAGGACGCGGTGACGGAGGTGGCAGCCGGGTCGGGGCTGTACCTGCCGCGGCTCTTCGACAACTACACCTCCTTCAGCGGGCGTCCGGCGGCGCTGTTCGCCCAGCCGGTGGTGCGCAGGCCCGGTGTGGGCGTGGTGACGGTGCTCGGGGGCGGCTACCCGGCCTCGGGTGCGGCCGGCGCCGACCGGCTGCCGGTTCCGTACCTGCCCCAGGGGCTGCGCTACGACCCCCAGGAGGGGGCGGGCGAGGTGCAGACCCCGCTGCTGGGCGGCCCGGCCGACGATCTGCTGATCGGTGACCGGGTCTGGTTCCGGCACGCGAAGGCGGGCGAACTGTGCGAGCGCTTCGACACGCTGCACCTGGTGGAGGGCGACCGGGTGACGGCCACCGCCCCGACCTACCGGGGCGAGGGCCGCACCTTCCTCTAG
- a CDS encoding haloacid dehalogenase-like hydrolase has product MRRNRTATLALVAAAGSGLLLAPPAEADQSTCRPVTVGSGWYGDNQARLQGLIDRYGSCNPYRPDRARPVAVFDWDNTVVKNDVGDATMFWLLRNGKIRRPADWAATSRHLTPAGAEALADACDALARPGAPLPTGTPAGAGCADEINAVYGTAATRTGAAAFAGWDRRTTEPSYAWLPQLMQGWTAGEIRGFAAAARAENLAAPVGAAQRVGSGTATGWVRYYDQQKDLIGALRKSGFDVWISSASPQPVVEVWAKGVGIDADHVIGIRNTTTHGGKFTSHLQGCGSVRDGADTMITYIDGKRCWINKEIFGVRGAAAEKVQPAARRQVFAAGDSDTDISFLRDATALRLVVNRNKNELMCRAYDNSDGRWIVNPMFIGPKPQKSGPYPCATTGYVDHDGTRGPVLRGDTSVIPDQTDSVFQAPVL; this is encoded by the coding sequence ATGCGCAGAAACAGAACCGCCACCCTCGCCCTCGTGGCGGCCGCCGGCTCCGGACTCCTGCTGGCCCCGCCCGCCGAGGCGGACCAGAGCACCTGCCGCCCGGTGACGGTCGGCTCCGGCTGGTACGGGGACAACCAGGCCCGCCTCCAGGGGCTGATCGACCGGTACGGCAGCTGCAACCCGTACCGGCCGGACCGCGCCAGGCCCGTCGCCGTCTTCGACTGGGACAACACCGTCGTCAAGAACGACGTCGGCGACGCCACCATGTTCTGGCTGCTGCGCAACGGGAAGATCCGCCGCCCCGCCGACTGGGCCGCCACCAGCCGCCACCTGACCCCCGCCGGGGCCGAGGCCCTCGCCGACGCCTGCGACGCACTCGCCCGCCCCGGCGCCCCGCTGCCCACCGGGACCCCCGCGGGAGCCGGCTGCGCGGACGAGATCAACGCCGTCTACGGGACCGCCGCCACCCGCACCGGCGCCGCCGCCTTCGCCGGCTGGGACCGCCGCACCACCGAACCCTCGTACGCCTGGCTGCCCCAGCTGATGCAGGGCTGGACCGCCGGCGAGATCCGCGGCTTCGCCGCCGCCGCCCGAGCCGAGAACCTCGCCGCGCCCGTCGGCGCCGCGCAGCGGGTCGGCAGCGGCACCGCCACCGGCTGGGTGCGCTACTACGACCAGCAGAAGGACCTGATCGGCGCGCTGCGGAAGTCCGGCTTCGACGTCTGGATCAGCTCGGCCTCTCCCCAGCCGGTCGTCGAAGTGTGGGCCAAGGGCGTCGGCATCGACGCGGACCACGTGATAGGCATCCGCAACACCACCACCCACGGCGGGAAGTTCACCTCCCACCTGCAGGGCTGCGGATCCGTCCGGGACGGAGCCGACACGATGATCACCTATATCGACGGCAAGCGCTGCTGGATCAACAAGGAGATCTTCGGCGTGCGCGGCGCGGCCGCCGAGAAGGTACAGCCCGCCGCCCGCCGGCAGGTGTTCGCCGCCGGCGACTCCGACACCGACATCTCCTTCCTGCGCGACGCCACCGCCCTGCGGCTCGTCGTCAACCGCAACAAGAACGAGCTGATGTGCCGGGCGTACGACAACAGCGACGGCCGGTGGATCGTCAACCCCATGTTCATCGGGCCCAAGCCGCAGAAGAGCGGCCCCTACCCGTGCGCGACGACGGGCTACGTCGACCACGACGGCACCAGGGGACCGGTCCTGCGCGGCGACACCAGCGTCATCCCGGACCAGACGGACTCGGTCTTCCAGGCCCCGGTCCTCTAG
- a CDS encoding 3-oxoacyl-ACP reductase → MTSQTPEEIVCRRLVGRTAVITGAGSGIGLATARRLASEGADIVCGDIDETAGKAAAEEVGGTYVKVDVTDKEQVDALFKTAFDTYGSVDIAFNNAGISPPDDDSILTTELDAWRRVQDVNLTSVYLCCKAALPYMQRQGRGSIINTASFVAIMGAATSQISYTASKGGVLAMSRELGVQFAREGIRVNALCPGPVNTPLLQELFAKDPERAARRLVHIPLGRFAEPTEIAAAVAFLASDDSSFINATDFLVDGGISGAYVTPL, encoded by the coding sequence ATGACCAGCCAGACCCCAGAAGAGATCGTCTGCCGCCGCCTGGTCGGCCGTACCGCCGTCATCACCGGAGCCGGCAGCGGCATCGGCCTCGCCACCGCCCGCCGCCTCGCGTCCGAGGGCGCCGACATCGTCTGCGGCGACATCGACGAGACGGCCGGCAAGGCCGCCGCCGAGGAGGTCGGCGGGACCTACGTGAAGGTCGACGTCACCGACAAGGAGCAGGTCGACGCCCTGTTCAAGACGGCCTTCGACACCTACGGCTCCGTCGACATCGCCTTCAACAACGCGGGCATCTCGCCGCCGGACGACGACTCCATCCTCACCACCGAGCTCGACGCCTGGCGGCGCGTCCAGGACGTCAACCTCACCTCCGTCTACCTGTGCTGCAAGGCCGCCCTGCCCTACATGCAGCGCCAGGGCCGCGGCTCCATCATCAACACGGCCTCCTTCGTGGCGATCATGGGCGCCGCGACCTCCCAGATCTCCTACACCGCCTCCAAGGGCGGCGTCCTGGCCATGTCCCGCGAGCTCGGCGTGCAGTTCGCCCGCGAGGGCATCCGCGTCAACGCCCTGTGCCCGGGGCCGGTCAACACCCCGCTGCTCCAGGAGCTGTTCGCGAAGGACCCCGAGCGCGCCGCCCGCCGCCTCGTGCACATCCCGCTGGGCCGCTTCGCCGAGCCCACCGAGATCGCCGCCGCCGTCGCCTTCCTCGCCAGCGACGACTCCTCCTTCATCAACGCCACCGACTTCCTCGTCGACGGCGGCATCTCCGGCGCGTACGTCACCCCGCTGTAG
- a CDS encoding aldehyde dehydrogenase family protein produces the protein MSDELAPLNLRVLNPATEETVAIVPAATRDDVDAAVARAATAQRAWAAAAPADRARLLRRFAAVVDGHIEELARMEVREAGHTIGNARWEAGNVRDLLDFAAGGVERLSGRQIPVAGGIDVTFLEPLGVIGVIAPWNFPMPIAAWGLAPALAAGNAVILKPAETTPLTALRLAELALEAGIPEHLFQVLPGHGAVAGDALVEHPGVAKIVFTGSTRVGKQIMAKCADRVKRVTLELGGKSPNIVFADADLEAAAAAAPMSFLDNTGQDCCARTRILVQRSVYDRFLELVAPGIAAVAVGDPLDEKTQMGPLISRTQLDRVRSFVTADLTAIRGTAPEGPGFWYPPTLVTDVAPTAPVAAEEVFGPVAVVLPFEDEEDAVRLANATEYGLSGSLWTRDIGRALRVSRAVAAGNLSVNSHSSVRYWTPFGGYKQSGLGRELGPDALTAFTETKNVFISTEA, from the coding sequence GTGTCCGATGAGCTGGCCCCACTCAACCTGCGAGTGCTGAATCCGGCCACCGAGGAAACCGTCGCCATCGTCCCGGCCGCCACACGGGACGATGTCGACGCCGCCGTCGCCCGGGCCGCAACGGCCCAGCGCGCCTGGGCGGCCGCCGCCCCCGCCGACCGGGCCCGGCTGCTGCGCCGCTTCGCCGCGGTCGTCGACGGCCACATCGAGGAACTGGCCCGGATGGAGGTCCGCGAAGCCGGCCACACCATCGGCAACGCCCGCTGGGAAGCCGGCAACGTACGCGACCTCCTCGACTTCGCCGCCGGGGGAGTGGAGCGGCTCTCCGGCCGCCAGATCCCCGTCGCCGGCGGCATCGACGTCACCTTCCTCGAACCCCTCGGCGTCATCGGCGTGATCGCCCCCTGGAACTTCCCCATGCCGATCGCCGCCTGGGGCCTGGCCCCGGCCCTCGCCGCCGGTAACGCCGTCATCCTCAAGCCCGCCGAGACCACCCCGCTGACCGCGCTGCGCCTGGCCGAACTCGCCCTCGAAGCCGGGATCCCCGAGCACCTCTTCCAGGTGCTCCCCGGCCACGGGGCGGTCGCGGGAGACGCGCTCGTCGAACACCCCGGCGTCGCCAAGATCGTCTTCACCGGCTCCACCCGCGTCGGCAAGCAGATCATGGCCAAGTGCGCCGACCGGGTGAAGCGCGTCACCCTCGAACTCGGCGGCAAGAGCCCCAACATCGTCTTCGCCGACGCGGACCTGGAGGCCGCCGCGGCCGCCGCGCCGATGTCCTTCCTCGACAACACCGGACAGGACTGCTGCGCCCGCACCCGGATCCTCGTACAGCGCTCCGTCTACGACCGCTTCCTGGAGCTCGTCGCCCCCGGCATCGCCGCGGTGGCGGTCGGCGACCCGCTCGACGAGAAGACGCAGATGGGCCCGCTGATCTCGCGGACCCAGCTGGACCGCGTACGGTCCTTCGTCACCGCCGACCTCACCGCGATCCGCGGCACCGCCCCCGAGGGCCCCGGCTTCTGGTACCCGCCGACCCTGGTCACGGACGTTGCCCCCACGGCGCCCGTGGCCGCCGAGGAGGTCTTCGGACCGGTCGCCGTCGTCCTGCCCTTCGAGGACGAGGAGGATGCCGTACGCCTGGCCAACGCGACCGAGTACGGGCTCTCCGGCTCCCTCTGGACCCGCGACATCGGCCGTGCCCTGCGCGTCTCGCGCGCCGTCGCCGCGGGGAACCTGTCCGTCAACTCCCACAGCAGCGTCCGCTACTGGACCCCCTTCGGCGGCTACAAGCAGTCCGGCCTCGGCCGCGAGCTCGGACCCGACGCACTCACCGCTTTCACCGAGACCAAGAACGTCTTCATCAGCACGGAGGCCTGA
- a CDS encoding glutamine synthetase family protein → MVDRTPPLAPEELRSLVASGEIDTVVLAFPDMQGRLQGKRFAAQFFLDEVLEHGTEGCNYLLAVDTDMNTVDGYEMSSWDRGYGDFAMHPDLATLRRIPWNPGSAFLLADLAWNDGSPVVAAPRQILRRQLERLAEHGYTAMVGTELEFMVFQDTYEQAWNANYRGLTPANQYNIDYSVLGTGRIEPLLRRIRNEMQAAGLIVESAKGECNLGQHEIAFRYDEALTTCDQHSVYKTGAKEIAAQEGVSLTFMAKFDEREGNSCHIHLSLADADGRNAMAGDGPGGMSPVMRHFLAGQLAALRDFSLLYAPNINSYKRFRPGSFAPTAVAWGVDNRTCALRVVGHGRSMRFENRLPGGDVNPYLAVSGLVAAGLYGIENRLELPEACGGNAYTADYAHVPATLREAAELWENSEIAKAAFGPEVVAHYRNMARVELDAYDSAVTDWELRRSFERL, encoded by the coding sequence GTGGTAGACCGCACGCCGCCGCTCGCGCCCGAGGAGCTCCGCTCCCTCGTCGCCAGCGGCGAGATCGACACAGTGGTCCTGGCCTTCCCCGACATGCAGGGGCGGCTCCAGGGCAAGCGGTTCGCCGCACAGTTCTTCCTGGACGAGGTCCTCGAGCACGGCACCGAGGGCTGCAACTACCTTCTCGCCGTCGACACCGACATGAACACCGTCGACGGGTACGAGATGTCCTCCTGGGACCGGGGCTACGGCGACTTCGCCATGCACCCCGATCTCGCCACCCTGCGCCGCATCCCCTGGAACCCCGGCAGCGCCTTCCTCCTCGCCGACCTCGCCTGGAACGACGGCTCGCCCGTCGTCGCCGCGCCCCGGCAGATCCTGCGCCGCCAGCTGGAGCGCCTCGCCGAGCACGGATACACCGCGATGGTCGGCACCGAGCTGGAGTTCATGGTCTTCCAGGACACCTACGAGCAGGCCTGGAACGCCAACTACCGCGGACTGACCCCCGCCAACCAGTACAACATCGACTACTCCGTCCTCGGGACCGGCCGCATCGAACCCCTGCTGCGCCGCATCCGCAACGAGATGCAGGCCGCGGGCCTGATCGTCGAGTCGGCCAAGGGGGAGTGCAACCTCGGCCAGCACGAGATCGCCTTCCGCTACGACGAGGCGCTGACCACCTGCGACCAGCACTCCGTCTACAAGACCGGGGCGAAGGAGATCGCGGCCCAGGAAGGCGTCTCGCTCACCTTCATGGCGAAGTTCGACGAGCGCGAGGGCAACTCCTGTCACATCCACCTCTCGCTCGCTGACGCCGACGGACGCAACGCGATGGCCGGGGACGGACCGGGCGGAATGTCACCGGTGATGCGGCACTTCCTGGCCGGCCAGCTGGCCGCGCTGCGCGACTTCTCCCTTCTCTACGCCCCCAACATCAATTCGTACAAGCGTTTCCGGCCGGGATCCTTCGCGCCGACCGCCGTCGCCTGGGGCGTGGACAACCGGACCTGCGCGCTCCGAGTCGTCGGCCACGGCCGCTCCATGCGCTTCGAGAACCGCCTCCCCGGCGGCGACGTCAACCCGTACCTCGCCGTCTCCGGCCTGGTCGCGGCCGGGCTCTACGGCATCGAGAACCGGCTGGAGCTGCCCGAGGCGTGCGGCGGCAACGCCTACACCGCCGACTACGCGCACGTGCCCGCCACCCTGCGCGAGGCCGCGGAGCTCTGGGAGAACAGCGAGATCGCCAAGGCGGCCTTCGGCCCCGAAGTGGTCGCCCACTACCGGAACATGGCCCGCGTGGAACTCGACGCGTACGACTCCGCGGTGACCGACTGGGAGCTGCGCCGCTCCTTCGAACGCCTGTAA
- a CDS encoding FadR/GntR family transcriptional regulator, with translation MTDTASEGDAIARLNPVLRQVRAGNGFEEALEQILQVVRLGLVPGGERLPPERELAERMGISRVTLREVLKVLQDQGLVEARRGRYGGTFVLPRPDTPAGGSEEELRRRVAGVDIEDALRFREVLEVGAAGLCASQGLTEEGTERLLAALGATHDAPLAAYRRQDTLFHLTLCELAGSATLTAQYAAVRATVNDLLDCIPLLVRNLEHSQQQHTALVESVLAGDAPGARATMREHCCGTAALLRGFLA, from the coding sequence ATGACCGATACGGCGAGTGAAGGCGACGCGATCGCGCGGCTGAATCCCGTGCTGCGGCAGGTGCGGGCGGGCAACGGCTTCGAGGAGGCGCTGGAGCAGATCCTCCAGGTGGTCCGGCTGGGTCTGGTGCCGGGCGGCGAACGGCTTCCGCCCGAGCGCGAGCTGGCCGAGCGCATGGGGATCAGCCGGGTCACCCTGCGCGAGGTGCTGAAGGTCCTGCAGGACCAGGGCCTGGTGGAGGCCCGGCGCGGGCGCTACGGCGGAACGTTCGTGCTGCCCCGCCCCGACACCCCGGCGGGCGGCTCCGAGGAGGAGCTGCGCCGGCGCGTCGCGGGGGTGGACATCGAGGACGCGCTGCGCTTCCGCGAGGTGCTGGAGGTGGGGGCGGCCGGACTGTGCGCCTCCCAGGGGCTGACCGAGGAGGGGACCGAACGGCTGCTGGCCGCGCTGGGGGCCACGCACGACGCCCCGCTCGCCGCCTACCGCCGCCAGGACACGCTCTTCCACCTGACGCTGTGCGAGCTCGCCGGATCCGCCACCCTCACGGCCCAGTACGCGGCCGTCCGCGCCACCGTCAACGACCTGCTGGACTGCATCCCGCTGCTCGTGCGCAACCTGGAGCACTCGCAGCAGCAGCACACCGCGCTGGTGGAGTCGGTACTGGCAGGGGACGCGCCCGGGGCGCGCGCGACCATGCGCGAGCACTGCTGCGGCACGGCGGCGCTGCTGCGGGGCTTCCTGGCCTGA
- the eat gene encoding ethanolamine permease, whose amino-acid sequence MADDIEARLTAVPAPTKSPEGGDAGTDDYLERRTLRRGSAGWLLLTGLGVAYVVSGDFSGWNVGLDKGGFGGLAIATVLMGAMYACLVFSLAELSTILPTAGGGYGFARRALGPWGGFLTGTAILIEYILAPAAIVIFIGDYVESLGLFGLTSSWPVYLGCFVIFIGVHLWGVGEALRFSLVVTAIAVAALLIFAVGAFTEFSADGLNDIPVDSEAFGSNSWLPLGVLGIWAAFPFGMWFFLGVEGVPLAAEEAKDPVRSMPKALSISMGILALLALITFFAATGAQGADAVKAAGNPLVVALEGDGGPTALSRFVNYAGLAGLVASFFSLIYAGSRQLFALSRAGYLPRFLSLTSKRKAPYLGLVIPGAIGFALAAATGNGARMLNIAVFGATISYALMALSHIVLRRREPDLERPYRTPGGILTSSVAFVLALSALVATFLVDKDAAFIALAVYAVALAYFAFYSRHHLVASAPEEEFAALAEAEAELTRD is encoded by the coding sequence ATGGCCGACGACATCGAGGCACGGCTGACAGCCGTACCCGCACCCACCAAGTCCCCCGAGGGCGGCGACGCAGGCACGGACGATTACCTGGAGCGCCGCACACTGCGCCGGGGCAGCGCCGGCTGGCTGCTGCTGACCGGTCTCGGCGTCGCCTACGTCGTCTCCGGCGACTTCTCCGGCTGGAACGTCGGCCTCGACAAGGGCGGCTTCGGCGGGCTCGCCATCGCCACCGTCCTCATGGGCGCGATGTACGCCTGCCTGGTCTTCTCCCTCGCGGAGCTGTCCACCATCCTGCCGACGGCAGGCGGCGGCTACGGCTTCGCCCGCCGCGCGCTGGGCCCCTGGGGCGGCTTCCTCACCGGCACCGCCATCCTCATCGAGTACATCCTGGCCCCGGCCGCGATCGTCATCTTCATCGGCGACTACGTCGAATCCCTCGGCCTCTTCGGCCTGACCTCCAGCTGGCCGGTCTACCTCGGCTGCTTCGTGATCTTCATCGGCGTCCACCTCTGGGGCGTGGGCGAAGCCCTCCGCTTCAGCCTCGTCGTGACCGCGATCGCCGTCGCCGCGCTGCTCATCTTCGCGGTGGGCGCCTTCACCGAGTTCAGCGCCGACGGCCTCAACGACATCCCCGTCGACTCGGAGGCCTTCGGCTCGAACTCCTGGCTGCCGCTGGGCGTCCTCGGCATCTGGGCCGCGTTCCCCTTCGGCATGTGGTTCTTCCTCGGCGTGGAAGGCGTACCGCTGGCGGCCGAGGAGGCGAAGGACCCGGTCCGCTCCATGCCGAAGGCCCTCTCCATCTCCATGGGCATCCTCGCCCTGCTGGCGCTGATCACCTTCTTCGCCGCGACCGGCGCCCAGGGAGCCGACGCCGTCAAGGCGGCCGGCAACCCGCTGGTCGTCGCCCTGGAGGGGGACGGCGGCCCGACCGCGCTCAGCCGCTTCGTGAACTACGCGGGCCTGGCCGGCCTCGTCGCCTCCTTCTTCTCCCTCATCTACGCGGGCTCGCGCCAGCTCTTCGCCCTCTCCCGGGCCGGCTATCTGCCCCGCTTCCTCTCGCTCACCTCGAAGCGCAAGGCCCCGTACCTGGGTCTCGTCATCCCCGGCGCGATCGGCTTCGCCCTGGCCGCCGCCACCGGGAACGGCGCGCGCATGCTGAACATCGCGGTGTTCGGCGCGACCATCTCCTACGCCCTGATGGCCCTCTCGCACATCGTGCTGCGCCGCCGGGAGCCGGACCTGGAGCGCCCGTACCGCACCCCCGGCGGAATCCTGACCTCCTCGGTGGCCTTCGTGCTCGCCCTGTCGGCCCTGGTCGCCACCTTCCTGGTGGACAAGGACGCGGCATTCATCGCCCTGGCCGTGTACGCCGTCGCCCTCGCCTACTTCGCCTTCTACAGTCGGCACCACCTCGTGGCCTCGGCCCCCGAAGAGGAGTTCGCGGCGCTGGCGGAAGCCGAGGCGGAACTGACCCGCGACTGA
- a CDS encoding gamma-glutamyl-gamma-aminobutyrate hydrolase family protein, whose amino-acid sequence MEVENVPRPLIGITTYVEESTRYGVWDLPTSLVPTGYHELVQAAGGAAVLLPPDEPGSAAEVLSRVDGLVVAGGPDVDPVHYGAARDPHTGAPATVRDHWELALIAAALESDVPVLGICRGMQALNVALGGTLIQHIDGHVDAPGGTSWHPVRPVPGTRYAELVPEEAQVPTYHHQAVDRLGRGLVVSAHALDGTVEAIEVPDPERWILGVQWHPERDKDTRVMESLVCAAHARAAVPVP is encoded by the coding sequence ATGGAGGTAGAGAACGTGCCCAGGCCGCTCATCGGCATCACCACCTACGTCGAGGAATCCACCCGCTACGGCGTGTGGGACCTCCCGACGTCCCTCGTACCGACCGGGTACCACGAACTCGTCCAGGCGGCGGGCGGCGCGGCCGTGCTGCTCCCGCCGGACGAACCCGGGTCGGCGGCGGAGGTGCTGAGCCGGGTGGACGGCCTGGTGGTCGCGGGCGGCCCGGACGTGGACCCGGTCCACTACGGCGCCGCACGCGACCCCCATACGGGCGCCCCCGCGACGGTCCGCGACCACTGGGAACTGGCCCTGATCGCCGCCGCACTCGAGTCCGACGTCCCCGTACTCGGCATCTGCCGGGGCATGCAGGCGCTGAACGTGGCCCTGGGCGGCACCCTGATCCAGCACATCGACGGCCACGTCGACGCACCGGGCGGCACCTCCTGGCACCCGGTCCGCCCGGTCCCGGGCACCCGGTACGCGGAGCTGGTCCCGGAAGAGGCGCAGGTCCCGACCTACCACCACCAGGCCGTCGACCGCCTGGGCCGCGGCCTGGTCGTCTCGGCCCACGCGCTGGACGGCACGGTGGAGGCGATCGAGGTCCCCGACCCGGAGCGGTGGATCCTGGGCGTCCAGTGGCACCCGGAACGGGACAAGGACACCCGGGTGATGGAGTCCCTGGTCTGCGCCGCCCATGCCCGCGCGGCGGTCCCGGTCCCGTAG